The following are encoded in a window of Phytoactinopolyspora mesophila genomic DNA:
- the gdhA gene encoding NADP-specific glutamate dehydrogenase: protein MPELHHSLHDVYGEVLRRNPGEHEFHQAIREVLTSLESVVSKHPEYADSAVIRRLCEPERQIIFRVPWVDDSGAVQINRGFRVQFNSALGPFKGGLRFHPSVNVGVVKFLSFEQTFKNALTGMPIGGGKGGSDFDPKGRSEAEVMRFCQSFMTELFRHIGEHTDVPAGDIGVGAREIGFLFGQYKRMSNRYESGVLTGKGLNWGGARVRREATGYGTVFFINEMLKTRGQTLDGQRVVVSGSGNVAIYAIEKVQELGGTVVACSDSGGYVVDDKGIDVALLKEIKEVRRERISEYATARGNHVHASSEGSIWNVPCDIAIPSATQNELTAGDAITLTKNGCRLVGEGANMPATPEAIGIFTAAGVAFAPGKAANAGGVATSALEMQQNASRDSWSFEYTEERLSVIMRKIHERCAATADEYGSPGNYIAGANIAGFVQVADAMLALGVI, encoded by the coding sequence GTGCCCGAGCTCCACCACAGCCTGCATGACGTCTACGGCGAGGTACTGCGCCGTAATCCCGGTGAACACGAGTTTCACCAGGCTATTCGGGAAGTCTTGACCAGCCTCGAGTCCGTGGTGTCCAAGCATCCCGAATACGCCGACAGCGCGGTGATCCGCCGCCTGTGCGAGCCGGAGCGACAGATCATCTTCAGGGTGCCGTGGGTGGATGACTCCGGTGCGGTACAGATCAATCGCGGATTCCGTGTCCAGTTCAACTCCGCGCTGGGCCCGTTCAAGGGTGGGCTGCGATTCCACCCCAGCGTCAATGTCGGGGTGGTGAAGTTCCTCAGCTTCGAGCAGACCTTCAAGAACGCCCTGACCGGTATGCCCATCGGCGGTGGCAAGGGCGGCTCGGACTTCGACCCCAAGGGCCGCTCAGAGGCCGAGGTCATGCGTTTCTGCCAGTCCTTCATGACCGAACTCTTCCGGCATATCGGCGAGCACACCGATGTGCCCGCCGGCGACATCGGCGTCGGAGCACGCGAGATCGGCTTTCTCTTCGGCCAGTACAAGCGCATGTCGAACCGCTACGAGTCCGGCGTCCTCACCGGAAAGGGACTCAATTGGGGCGGCGCTCGAGTCCGCCGGGAAGCCACCGGCTATGGCACGGTCTTCTTCATCAACGAGATGCTCAAAACCCGCGGCCAGACGCTCGACGGACAGCGCGTCGTGGTATCCGGCTCCGGCAATGTCGCGATCTACGCGATCGAGAAGGTCCAGGAGCTCGGCGGCACGGTGGTCGCGTGCTCGGACTCCGGTGGTTATGTGGTCGACGACAAAGGGATCGATGTCGCGCTGCTGAAAGAGATCAAAGAAGTGCGGCGAGAGAGGATCTCCGAATACGCCACCGCGCGCGGCAACCACGTTCACGCCTCCTCCGAGGGGTCGATCTGGAACGTGCCCTGCGACATTGCCATTCCCTCGGCGACCCAGAACGAGCTCACCGCCGGAGACGCCATCACGTTGACGAAGAACGGATGCCGGCTCGTAGGTGAGGGCGCGAACATGCCGGCCACCCCGGAAGCCATCGGCATATTCACCGCCGCCGGTGTGGCCTTCGCGCCGGGCAAAGCCGCCAACGCGGGCGGTGTGGCCACCAGCGCCCTCGAGATGCAACAGAACGCCTCCCGCGACTCGTGGAGCTTCGAGTACACCGAGGAGCGGCTGTCGGTCATCATGCGCAAGATCCACGAACGGTGCGCGGCCACCGCTGACGAATACGGCTCCCCCGGCAATTACATCGCCGGAGCGAACATCGCGGGATTCGTGCAGGTCGCAGACGCCATGCTGGCCCTCGGTGTGATCTGA
- a CDS encoding DeoR family transcriptional regulator gives MYAAERQQLILDRARAHGRVEVAALATELDVTAETVRRDLTLLERHGVLRRVHGGAVPVERLGFEPAVAAREDRLVAEKERIAKAAVAELPEDGAIVLDAGTTTARLAEQLPFDRELRVVTNSLSIANIVANRPNLTLYLVGGRVRGVTLAGVGEWPVRALAEVFADVAFLGTNGLSVKRGLTTADQTEAATKHAMVQSSRRTVVLADHTKIGTDHFAHVAPIHDVDTIITDAGLDDETAAEIEAAGPRVIRA, from the coding sequence GTGTACGCAGCGGAGCGACAGCAGCTCATCCTCGACCGCGCCCGGGCGCACGGCCGGGTCGAGGTCGCGGCACTGGCCACCGAGCTTGATGTGACGGCGGAGACGGTCCGGCGTGATCTCACTCTGCTGGAGCGGCACGGTGTGCTCCGGCGGGTGCACGGCGGCGCGGTTCCGGTGGAGCGGCTGGGCTTCGAGCCGGCCGTCGCGGCACGCGAGGATCGCCTGGTCGCGGAGAAAGAACGTATCGCGAAGGCCGCAGTGGCCGAGCTCCCTGAGGACGGCGCCATCGTGCTGGACGCGGGGACCACGACGGCCCGGCTGGCCGAGCAGCTGCCGTTCGACCGCGAGCTGCGCGTGGTGACGAACTCGCTGTCCATCGCCAATATCGTGGCCAACCGGCCGAACCTCACCCTCTACCTGGTGGGAGGGCGGGTCCGGGGGGTGACCCTGGCCGGAGTGGGAGAGTGGCCGGTCCGGGCGCTTGCGGAGGTGTTCGCCGACGTCGCGTTCCTGGGCACCAACGGACTGTCCGTGAAACGCGGGCTCACCACCGCCGACCAGACCGAGGCGGCCACCAAGCACGCGATGGTTCAGTCCTCCCGGCGCACCGTCGTGCTGGCCGACCACACCAAGATCGGCACGGACCATTTCGCGCACGTGGCACCTATCCATGACGTCGACACGATCATCACTGACGCCGGCCTCGACGACGAGACCGCGGCCGAGATCGAAGCGGCCGGACCCCGAGTGATCCGGGCGTAG
- a CDS encoding HAD family hydrolase — MDVRALMFDVDGVVIRRPGGRSWDADLEADLGIDPAALGRRFFAVHFGDVVLGRADLFDRLDVVVPALGGISSRELVDYWFARDAHLDERLLNDLGEARARGLDVHLATVQEHHRARYLWDTLGLRRYFASMHYAADVGHVKTEEGFYRVVESRTGLRPAEHCLVDDTQENVSAAEREGWKAVLWTPESRLEHVLGMVTPGIRDGG; from the coding sequence GTGGACGTACGGGCGCTGATGTTTGACGTTGACGGCGTGGTCATCCGGCGACCCGGCGGTCGTTCGTGGGACGCGGACCTCGAGGCTGACCTCGGCATTGACCCTGCCGCGCTCGGTCGGCGTTTCTTCGCTGTGCATTTCGGTGACGTCGTCTTGGGTCGGGCCGATCTCTTCGATCGACTTGACGTGGTGGTCCCGGCGCTGGGCGGCATCTCGTCCCGGGAGCTCGTCGATTACTGGTTCGCGCGTGACGCACACCTGGACGAGCGGTTGCTGAACGACCTCGGCGAGGCGAGGGCGAGGGGCCTCGATGTTCACCTGGCCACGGTCCAGGAACACCACCGGGCGCGATATCTGTGGGATACCCTCGGCCTGCGTCGCTACTTCGCTTCGATGCATTACGCCGCTGACGTCGGGCACGTCAAGACCGAAGAGGGCTTTTACCGCGTCGTTGAGTCACGAACGGGGTTGCGTCCGGCAGAACACTGCCTGGTCGACGACACCCAGGAGAACGTGTCCGCGGCCGAGCGCGAGGGATGGAAGGCCGTCCTCTGGACGCCGGAGTCGCGATTGGAGCACGTCCTGGGCATGGTGACGCCGGGTATACGCGACGGAGGCTGA
- a CDS encoding sugar ABC transporter substrate-binding protein, with translation MIRRTSKRPWQTGPVLLIAGALILAACGRSEETTGASDAASLDDAPASGSLTIWAQGTEGEALPELVEQFEAENPDVKIDVTAVPWDSAQNKYQTAIAGGNTPDIGMLGVDWIPTFVDALEPTPEDIDLDGMFPGAVESTQFDGTTYTVPWYVETRVVFYRTDLMREAGFDEFPDDWEGFKALAAAYQDNGARYGVGLPSGGWNAFLGGMPFAWSNGAELMTDDGSEWTIDTPEILEAVEYLKTFFDEGIATKNPDSTSGPAADLVSGDVPMMISGPWDVGQIMAAGGEGFEDQFAVARIPGVTSSTSLIAGANLAVFEGSENVESAWKLIRWLSEPEVQQEWFELTGDLPSQIEAWDTPALSENPLVAVFGEQLDDVRSLPMATTWPELSAAADTAVEQIYRGGKDAALALEELQASADSLGTGR, from the coding sequence ATGATCCGACGTACCTCTAAGAGGCCCTGGCAGACGGGGCCGGTCCTCCTCATCGCCGGCGCGCTGATACTCGCCGCCTGCGGTCGCAGCGAGGAGACCACAGGCGCCTCCGACGCCGCCAGCTTGGACGACGCCCCCGCGAGCGGTTCGCTGACCATCTGGGCGCAGGGAACCGAGGGCGAGGCACTCCCCGAGCTGGTCGAGCAGTTCGAGGCGGAGAACCCCGACGTGAAGATCGACGTCACGGCGGTGCCGTGGGACTCGGCGCAGAACAAGTACCAGACCGCGATCGCGGGTGGGAACACCCCGGACATCGGCATGCTCGGCGTCGACTGGATTCCGACGTTCGTCGACGCACTCGAGCCGACACCGGAGGATATAGATCTCGACGGCATGTTCCCAGGGGCGGTCGAGTCGACCCAGTTCGACGGCACGACCTACACGGTGCCGTGGTACGTCGAGACTCGGGTCGTCTTTTACCGGACCGACCTCATGCGCGAGGCCGGATTCGACGAGTTCCCCGACGATTGGGAGGGTTTCAAGGCCCTCGCCGCGGCCTACCAGGACAACGGAGCGCGCTACGGCGTCGGGCTGCCGTCCGGCGGGTGGAATGCCTTCTTGGGCGGTATGCCGTTCGCCTGGTCCAACGGCGCGGAGCTGATGACCGACGACGGCAGCGAATGGACGATCGACACCCCCGAGATTCTCGAGGCTGTCGAGTACCTCAAGACCTTCTTCGACGAGGGCATCGCCACCAAGAACCCGGACTCGACGTCGGGACCCGCCGCCGACCTGGTCTCCGGTGACGTTCCGATGATGATCAGCGGCCCATGGGACGTCGGCCAGATCATGGCCGCCGGAGGTGAGGGCTTCGAGGACCAGTTCGCCGTCGCCCGGATCCCTGGTGTCACGAGCAGCACCTCCCTCATCGCGGGTGCCAATCTCGCTGTGTTCGAGGGGTCGGAGAACGTCGAATCGGCGTGGAAACTGATCCGCTGGCTCTCTGAGCCCGAGGTACAGCAGGAATGGTTCGAGCTCACCGGCGACCTGCCCTCGCAGATCGAGGCGTGGGATACACCTGCACTGAGCGAGAACCCGCTCGTCGCGGTCTTCGGGGAGCAGCTCGATGACGTCCGCAGCCTGCCGATGGCCACGACGTGGCCGGAACTCTCTGCCGCCGCCGACACCGCGGTCGAGCAGATCTACCGGGGCGGCAAGGACGCCGCGCTCGCTTTGGAGGAGTTGCAGGCGAGCGCCGACTCCCTCGGAACCGGTCGATGA
- a CDS encoding sigma-70 family RNA polymerase sigma factor: protein MRDVAGIDPGGGVDAAELSRAREGDDEAFSRLVAPMRRELHAHCYRMLGSAHDADDALQDALIRAWRGFEKFEGRSSLRSWLYTIATRTCLDTVESRGRRALPVDLSPASERAVVGDVPLTDISWLGPYPDAGLAAGPAGPAAAYDQREAVELAFVAALQHLPGNQRAALVLFEVLGFSAAEIAAVMDTTVVSVNSALQRARKIIAEKVPPASQQQTLGEIGDARMREIVAGFASALERGDADALVALLTEDVTWSMPPMAHWYRGLEAVMDFAVRVPLTGCGSWRHLPTSANGQPAVACYLWDDAAGAHLSWSVNVLSLRGASITEVTSFVGAQHAALFGLPDRM from the coding sequence ATGAGGGACGTTGCTGGAATAGATCCGGGCGGCGGCGTGGATGCCGCCGAGCTATCTCGGGCGCGCGAAGGAGATGACGAGGCTTTCAGTCGTCTCGTGGCGCCGATGCGCCGTGAGCTGCACGCCCACTGTTATCGGATGCTCGGATCGGCACACGACGCCGACGACGCCCTACAGGATGCGCTGATCAGGGCGTGGCGTGGCTTTGAGAAGTTCGAGGGCCGCAGCTCGCTACGCTCGTGGCTCTACACGATAGCGACGCGGACCTGCCTGGACACGGTGGAGTCTCGCGGCAGACGAGCGTTGCCCGTCGACCTCAGCCCGGCAAGCGAACGGGCGGTGGTCGGGGACGTCCCGCTGACGGACATCTCCTGGCTGGGGCCCTATCCTGACGCCGGCCTCGCGGCTGGGCCGGCCGGACCAGCCGCGGCCTACGATCAGCGCGAGGCGGTCGAGCTCGCCTTCGTGGCCGCGTTGCAGCACCTTCCGGGCAACCAGCGTGCGGCCCTGGTGCTCTTCGAGGTACTCGGATTCTCCGCTGCCGAGATCGCCGCGGTCATGGATACCACCGTCGTCTCGGTGAACAGCGCCTTGCAGCGGGCACGAAAGATCATTGCCGAGAAGGTGCCGCCGGCCAGCCAGCAGCAGACTCTGGGTGAGATCGGCGACGCCCGAATGCGGGAAATCGTGGCCGGGTTTGCCTCCGCGTTGGAGCGCGGGGACGCTGACGCGCTGGTAGCCCTGCTCACCGAGGACGTCACCTGGTCGATGCCGCCGATGGCCCACTGGTATCGCGGCCTCGAAGCTGTGATGGACTTCGCCGTCCGTGTGCCGCTGACCGGCTGCGGTTCTTGGCGCCACCTTCCCACCAGCGCCAACGGGCAGCCGGCGGTGGCGTGCTACCTCTGGGACGACGCCGCCGGTGCACACCTGAGCTGGTCGGTCAACGTGCTGAGCTTGCGAGGCGCCAGCATTACCGAGGTGACGTCGTTCGTGGGCGCGCAGCACGCCGCGCTCTTCGGGCTCCCGGACCGCATGTGA
- a CDS encoding glycoside hydrolase family 43 protein has product MAQRPIIAGFHPDPSVCRVGGDYYLVTSSFEYFPGVPIFHSTDLRRWRQIGNVLDRAPQFQPGHPSSGGIFAPTLRAHDGRLWMVTTDVSGQGGQLIVTTDDPSGPWSDPVRVAAARGVDPDIAWDETGHAMMTWCSSAPELRGIVQAHVDPASGELLEEPRKIWSGTGLAFPEAPHLYRIGGWWYLMIAEGGTERGHCVSIARSRTSTGPFEPAPGNPILTHRSTADPVQNTGHADLVQGPDGEWAMVYLAVRPRGMTPMFHVNGRETFLAGVSWHDGWPQVDEHRYPVAEADHDIDDDLRAGPLHPRWISPDAEPGKLVSVDGDDVLLRGRDGPGLLATRVRDEHWTTRADIDPRDAVARLVLRIDDHHWYAVEADAAEVRATARIGPLESIVGQQVRAAPGPLTLVIRSVSATQQGPDDIELGVEERPGQITTLARLDGRYLSTEVAGGFTGRVIGVESRRGDSRLLRFRYTSAPGT; this is encoded by the coding sequence ATGGCGCAACGTCCGATCATCGCCGGCTTCCATCCGGATCCGAGTGTTTGCCGCGTCGGCGGCGACTACTACCTGGTGACATCGTCGTTCGAGTATTTCCCCGGCGTGCCCATCTTCCACAGCACCGACCTGCGACGCTGGCGACAGATCGGCAATGTGCTGGACCGTGCCCCGCAATTCCAGCCGGGCCACCCCAGCAGCGGCGGGATCTTCGCGCCGACGCTGCGGGCGCACGACGGACGGCTGTGGATGGTGACCACCGACGTCTCCGGCCAGGGCGGCCAACTGATCGTCACCACCGACGATCCCTCCGGGCCGTGGTCGGACCCGGTGCGCGTCGCGGCTGCCCGCGGCGTCGACCCGGACATCGCCTGGGATGAGACCGGGCACGCGATGATGACCTGGTGCTCCTCCGCGCCGGAGCTCCGCGGCATCGTCCAGGCGCACGTGGACCCGGCCTCCGGGGAGTTGCTGGAAGAACCCAGGAAGATCTGGTCCGGCACCGGCCTGGCGTTCCCGGAGGCGCCCCACCTGTACCGGATCGGCGGCTGGTGGTACCTCATGATCGCCGAGGGCGGCACCGAGCGAGGCCACTGTGTCTCGATTGCCCGGTCGCGTACGTCCACCGGGCCGTTCGAGCCGGCGCCGGGAAATCCGATCCTCACGCACCGCAGCACCGCTGACCCCGTGCAGAACACCGGCCATGCCGACCTCGTCCAAGGACCCGACGGTGAGTGGGCCATGGTCTACCTCGCCGTACGCCCGCGTGGCATGACACCGATGTTCCACGTCAACGGCCGCGAGACCTTCCTGGCCGGAGTGAGCTGGCACGACGGCTGGCCACAGGTCGACGAACACCGCTACCCCGTCGCCGAAGCCGACCACGACATCGACGACGATCTCCGCGCCGGCCCATTGCACCCCCGGTGGATCTCACCCGATGCCGAGCCCGGCAAGCTCGTGTCGGTCGACGGCGACGACGTGCTACTGCGCGGCCGGGACGGGCCCGGGCTGCTGGCGACCCGGGTCCGCGACGAGCACTGGACCACACGGGCCGACATCGACCCGCGTGACGCGGTGGCCCGCCTGGTACTGCGCATCGACGACCACCATTGGTACGCCGTCGAGGCCGACGCCGCCGAGGTCCGTGCCACGGCACGGATCGGGCCGCTGGAGAGCATCGTTGGTCAACAGGTCCGGGCGGCGCCGGGCCCACTCACCCTCGTGATCCGCAGTGTGTCCGCAACCCAGCAAGGTCCAGACGACATCGAGCTCGGTGTCGAGGAGCGACCCGGCCAGATCACCACCTTGGCGAGGCTTGACGGCCGCTACCTGTCCACCGAAGTCGCCGGCGGGTTCACCGGACGGGTGATCGGGGTGGAATCACGGCGCGGCGATTCGCGGCTCCTGCGGTTCCGGTACACGTCGGCCCCCGGCACCTGA
- a CDS encoding carbohydrate ABC transporter permease, with protein MTAPPLATRRRQDRVPFVRAVTYAALILAVVVTLIPFAWMFLGAFKTDGELIRRPITWWPDQPTMENFVTWFTRLDFGQFFLNSSIVAVATVLGNLMFCSMVGYALAKIDFAGKRVLFTLVLITLMIPGVVTFIPLFVVVSKLGMISTYPALILPFLASPLGVFLMRQFMLGIPDALLEAARIDGAGELRIFLRVVMPLCGPALATLAILTFLGSWNNFLWPLVAAQSEDMYTLPVALSLYSVGQNATNYGVLLAGSVLVITPILLFFVALQRYFIQGIATVGVK; from the coding sequence ATGACCGCACCACCGCTCGCGACCCGGCGGCGCCAAGACCGGGTGCCGTTCGTACGGGCCGTCACGTACGCCGCCCTCATCCTCGCCGTCGTGGTGACACTCATCCCGTTCGCCTGGATGTTTCTCGGCGCTTTCAAGACCGACGGGGAGCTGATCCGACGGCCGATCACCTGGTGGCCCGACCAACCCACGATGGAGAACTTCGTCACCTGGTTCACCCGGCTTGACTTCGGCCAGTTCTTTCTCAACAGCTCGATCGTGGCCGTCGCCACCGTGCTGGGCAACCTGATGTTCTGCTCGATGGTCGGGTACGCACTCGCCAAGATCGATTTCGCGGGCAAACGTGTCTTGTTCACGCTGGTGCTGATCACCCTCATGATCCCGGGCGTGGTGACGTTCATCCCGCTGTTCGTCGTCGTCAGCAAGCTCGGAATGATCAGCACGTACCCCGCGCTGATCCTGCCGTTCCTCGCCAGCCCGCTCGGCGTGTTCCTCATGCGCCAGTTCATGCTCGGCATCCCGGACGCGCTGCTGGAAGCGGCCCGCATCGACGGCGCCGGCGAACTCCGCATCTTCCTGCGGGTGGTGATGCCGCTGTGCGGCCCGGCGCTGGCGACGCTTGCGATCCTCACCTTCCTGGGATCGTGGAACAACTTCCTCTGGCCGCTCGTCGCGGCGCAGAGTGAGGACATGTACACACTGCCGGTCGCTTTGTCGCTCTACTCGGTCGGGCAGAACGCGACGAACTACGGCGTTCTCCTCGCCGGATCGGTCTTGGTGATCACCCCGATCCTCCTCTTCTTCGTCGCGCTCCAGCGCTATTTCATCCAAGGCATCGCAACAGTAGGGGTCAAGTGA
- a CDS encoding LacI family DNA-binding transcriptional regulator — MAKRPTVYDVAAEAGVSIATVSFAFTQPHRVKSSTLDAVLDAADRLGYIPSASARGLAKGRTGALGLYAYDYLVDASFDVRGDNAPSSGDDGRLFPLYVDEVQRGVQLECWDRGLALMIGGARTTDHVRRVTDIAGRVDGLICFAGAVDLAVLESLSERIPVVELGSAVRSAQLRTVMVDNRTAMRELALHLTRHHGLRRIEYFGGAGTAEFTQRWDGFVEAMHDAGETHRAAWPSRPGYAATTRESLDEVLSAGQHPEAIVCSTDQEALVVLDRLHELGIRVPQDIAVTGFDGILATQTASPALTTARQPMEEIGRVAVRELLDALDGRQADHGEPLPTQVVIRRSCGCGPTD; from the coding sequence ATGGCGAAACGACCGACGGTGTACGACGTCGCCGCCGAGGCGGGCGTCTCGATCGCGACGGTCTCGTTCGCCTTCACTCAGCCACACCGGGTCAAGTCGTCGACGCTCGACGCCGTCCTCGACGCGGCCGACCGCTTGGGCTACATCCCGAGCGCCAGCGCTCGTGGTCTCGCCAAGGGCCGCACCGGCGCCCTGGGCCTGTACGCCTACGACTACCTCGTCGACGCCAGCTTCGACGTTCGCGGCGACAACGCCCCATCGAGCGGCGACGACGGCCGTCTCTTCCCGCTGTACGTCGACGAGGTACAGCGCGGCGTGCAGTTGGAATGCTGGGATCGGGGACTGGCACTCATGATCGGAGGAGCCCGGACCACCGACCACGTGCGGCGAGTCACCGATATCGCCGGCCGCGTCGACGGCTTGATCTGCTTCGCCGGAGCCGTAGACCTCGCTGTGCTCGAGTCGCTTTCGGAGCGCATTCCCGTTGTAGAACTGGGTAGTGCGGTCAGATCCGCGCAGTTGCGGACGGTCATGGTGGACAACCGGACGGCGATGCGCGAACTCGCCCTCCATTTGACCCGGCACCACGGGCTACGCAGGATCGAGTACTTCGGCGGCGCCGGTACCGCAGAGTTCACACAGCGCTGGGACGGCTTCGTGGAGGCGATGCACGACGCCGGCGAGACGCACCGGGCAGCTTGGCCGAGCAGGCCTGGCTACGCGGCAACCACCCGCGAGTCGCTCGACGAAGTGCTGTCCGCGGGCCAACACCCGGAAGCCATCGTCTGCTCGACGGACCAGGAGGCGCTGGTTGTCCTCGACCGCCTCCACGAGCTGGGCATTCGCGTGCCGCAAGACATCGCCGTGACCGGCTTCGACGGCATACTCGCCACGCAGACCGCCTCGCCCGCGCTGACCACGGCGCGCCAGCCGATGGAGGAGATCGGCCGCGTTGCGGTCCGTGAACTCCTGGACGCCCTCGACGGCAGGCAGGCTGACCACGGCGAACCTCTGCCGACCCAGGTGGTCATCCGGCGCAGCTGCGGCTGCGGCCCCACGGACTGA
- a CDS encoding carbohydrate ABC transporter permease, giving the protein MTLLRQPRVTGAGRIAGARRRGSTARRRATVVAYLFALPFIASFAVFMVFPVLASLGMSFTDFTNRDIQNPTSVNPVGFQQFSALLSNPQFLRSVLNTVYFVGVGIPLTMVIALALAVALNSGINRFRTAFRVGFFAPVVTSIVAVAVVWRFILQPDGLLNEALAAVGITGPNWLGDPAWAMPAMIMMAVWRSVGTLMVIFIAGLQNIPQEVLEAAEIDGAGRAQRFFRVTLPLMRPTLLLGAVLLSVGFLQFFEEPFVMTRGGPLDATLSISYFTYNQFGFGNFGLASAASYLLFVAIALLSLVQFRLFRSKD; this is encoded by the coding sequence ATGACGCTGCTGCGCCAGCCTCGCGTCACGGGCGCCGGCAGGATCGCCGGCGCCCGTCGTCGCGGAAGTACCGCACGACGCCGGGCGACTGTCGTCGCATATCTCTTCGCCCTGCCGTTCATCGCGAGTTTCGCGGTGTTCATGGTCTTCCCGGTGCTCGCCTCGCTCGGAATGTCGTTCACCGACTTCACCAATCGCGACATCCAGAATCCGACGAGTGTCAACCCGGTCGGCTTCCAGCAATTCTCCGCGTTGCTCTCGAATCCGCAGTTTCTGCGGTCAGTACTGAACACGGTCTACTTCGTCGGCGTCGGTATCCCGCTCACCATGGTGATCGCGCTCGCGCTCGCGGTCGCTTTGAACTCGGGGATCAACCGGTTCCGCACCGCATTCCGAGTCGGGTTCTTCGCTCCAGTCGTCACCAGCATCGTCGCCGTCGCGGTCGTCTGGAGGTTCATCCTGCAGCCGGACGGCCTGCTCAACGAGGCGCTGGCGGCTGTGGGGATCACCGGCCCGAACTGGCTCGGCGATCCGGCGTGGGCAATGCCGGCGATGATCATGATGGCGGTCTGGCGCAGCGTCGGGACCCTCATGGTGATCTTCATCGCCGGCCTGCAGAACATCCCGCAGGAGGTTCTCGAGGCCGCCGAGATCGACGGCGCCGGACGGGCGCAGCGGTTCTTCCGCGTCACACTGCCACTCATGCGCCCGACGCTCCTGCTCGGCGCGGTGCTGTTATCGGTCGGGTTCCTGCAGTTCTTCGAGGAGCCGTTCGTGATGACCCGAGGCGGACCACTCGACGCAACCTTGTCGATCAGCTACTTCACGTACAACCAGTTCGGCTTCGGCAATTTCGGGCTCGCCTCTGCCGCCAGCTACCTGCTCTTCGTTGCGATCGCACTGCTCAGCCTCGTGCAGTTCCGACTCTTCCGCTCCAAGGACTGA
- a CDS encoding helix-turn-helix transcriptional regulator — MRTETSPTARALLALELIQGSPGITADRLADKLGVSERAARRYTGILREAGIPIEAVRGPYGGYRVGRGLRLPPLMFSAAEALSLVMAVLDGHHDASDPTDLVGSAMGKIVRALPESVAAQAEAVRRTAAPVPDRAAARPDPETTTALVLACSKRRRVRLGYRSEAGSQWVSEVDPWAVVVRHGRWYLLCWSCDKEAVRTYRVDRVIDVAELDVSFTPPAELDPVETLEEHLAVGWEYDVEVVIDAPPESVARWLPRSLGCREAAGAHTTRLVATTSNPRWYVEQLALLDVPYRIVGSAEIRAAAQGLGRRLLDASTG, encoded by the coding sequence ATGCGGACCGAGACGAGTCCCACGGCGCGGGCACTGCTGGCCCTCGAACTGATTCAAGGCAGCCCCGGAATCACCGCGGACCGGCTGGCGGACAAGCTCGGTGTCTCCGAACGTGCCGCCCGGCGGTACACCGGCATCCTTCGCGAGGCCGGCATTCCGATCGAAGCGGTCCGCGGCCCGTACGGCGGATACCGGGTCGGCCGGGGCCTGCGGCTGCCACCGCTGATGTTCAGTGCTGCCGAGGCACTGAGTCTGGTCATGGCGGTGCTCGACGGCCACCACGACGCCAGCGACCCCACCGATCTCGTCGGTAGCGCGATGGGCAAAATCGTGCGTGCGCTTCCTGAGTCGGTGGCGGCTCAGGCCGAGGCGGTCCGGAGGACGGCGGCGCCTGTCCCTGACCGCGCGGCTGCCAGGCCCGATCCAGAAACGACCACCGCTCTCGTGCTGGCCTGTTCGAAGCGGCGGCGGGTGCGGCTCGGCTACCGTTCCGAGGCCGGCTCGCAATGGGTCAGTGAGGTGGACCCATGGGCCGTGGTCGTCCGCCATGGACGGTGGTACCTGCTGTGCTGGTCGTGCGATAAAGAGGCGGTGCGCACATACCGGGTCGACCGCGTCATCGACGTGGCCGAACTCGATGTGTCGTTCACTCCGCCTGCCGAGCTGGATCCGGTCGAGACACTCGAGGAGCACCTGGCCGTCGGCTGGGAGTACGACGTCGAAGTGGTCATCGACGCACCGCCGGAGTCGGTTGCGCGATGGCTGCCGCGCAGCCTTGGCTGTCGCGAGGCGGCCGGTGCTCACACCACACGTCTGGTCGCCACCACGAGCAACCCGCGATGGTACGTCGAGCAGCTTGCGCTGCTCGACGTCCCCTACCGGATCGTCGGCTCAGCTGAGATCCGGGCAGCAGCTCAAGGGCTTGGCCGCCGGCTCCTGGACGCAAGCACCGGTTGA